TTATTTCCCTTGTTACGTAATATCCGCCTGCTTGATTCAGTATCAAAAACATTGAATATGCttccaaataaatatatttgaatatatatattctactacAAACCATATCAATTTACGTCGTCTTAGGAAACCCATATTTAATCAAATCTTTGTCTCTCTTTCTGGCCGCAGAGAGTTTATCGGACATAAATCTTCTTTGACCATCCTTTCTCACGTCCGTTTATCTCTCTCTTGGGAGATAAAAAGAACTTTTTTAcgatagatattttttttttctttttggtatcaTTACCAAAcgcaagaaaacaaaaagaaaagtctAGGCGTTTGACGAGATGGGAAACTGTGCCACCAAGCCAAAGGTTCTCAAAGATTCCGAGGAGGATATGGTTCCGGTTGAGAGAGATATGGCGGCTCCGAGTGATCATAACAAGATTACGGCGGAAAAGAGCCAGAGCAATGCTCCTAACGAGGCGGTTGATACAGCTGCTACGGCACGACGGAGCGAGAAAGGAAAAGAGATTCTGGTTGAAGATGATGTGAAGAAGGAACACGGCAAAAGCCAATCTCTCAGTCCCTTGTTTCACGAGGTAACGTTTCCCACATTTATCTGTACGTAAATCATTTAAATGTTTGTACGTAACTGGTTATACAATCAGAACATGGCTGTTTtgaattctcaaaaaaaaaaaaaaacatgttttcaaaaaaaaaaaaaaaacagaaacatgtttgttttgaaaataaatatttttacaagagattttatttattcttgGAAAGACTTCATTTTTATTTCTGAACATTCAACCATGTTTAAGAATCGTTAGATATAACTtgatatttgataaaaataaatgatatctTCTTATGAATTAGGACATGATCAAAAGATAAAAGCTTTTCTTGCGTTCTAAGTTTCAAAgactcattaaaaaaaatagaactatttatataaaatatagttctACGCAAGGGAAATGATAATGTGTATGAGTATTTTTCTATACAGGACAAAGTAATAGGAAAAGAGGTAACCGATATTACTCCCACAAAACCTGAGACCAATGACAAAACTGGTGCTTCTTCAAAGGTTACAAAGCTTGATGATGCTTCTCCTTTAATGGCTACTAATGTAAAAGCTCCAGAATCCTTTGACGTTCAAACTCGAAATGATCTTGAAGTCAAGATTCCAAAAGATTCTGAGGTTAAGACTCCTGAAACGCCTAAAGCTAAGGAGGCTGAAGAACAAGAAGTTCATTTTTCAGAGAATTGGGAGGTTAAGTTTCCAGAGGAATTGGAAACTAACACAACATCAGGAGTTGTTAAGGTTAAAGAAGAGTCAAAACCTCCACAAGTTTCTAAGGTTTCTGCTCCTGAATTATCTGACGTGAAGGTTACGAAAGAGTCAGATGTTCCTAAGGTATTGGAAGATAAGAATGTTCAAGAAGTTTCTGTTGTTCCTACTCTTCCTGAATTGTCCAACACTAAGGTTACAAAAGAATCTGATGTCCCTAAGGTCTTTGAGGATAAGAATGTTCCAGAAAATTCTGAGGTTCATGCTCCTCCTGAATTGTCTGACATTAAGGTTACAAAAGAGTCAAATTTTCCTAAGGTCTTGGAAGATAAGAATGTTCTGAAGACTGATGAAGTTAAAGCTGCAGAGTTAGAACTTCTGAAGGTTTCAGAGGTTAAATCTTCAGAGGATTTAGAGATTAAAGTtccaaaagtttttgaagtcaAAAATCCTGGAACATCTAATGTTAAGGTTGAAACAAAGGTTAAGACTGATCAAGAAGCATATCAAGTTAATACTGGAGAAGATACAGAGGTTCCAGAGTTTCTAGATGCTCAAGAGAAGATTGATAAAGCTGAAGCTCAGATTCTTGAGGACATTAAAGTGACAGAAGATAAAGAGATTATGATGtctgaaaatgaagaagaaaaaggttTGTCTATTGAGAAGAAAGTCAAAGAGTCTACACTATCTGGTTTAGATAGCAAATGAGTTACAAAAGAGACAGAGAAGGGTTAGCATCTTCTTATAGGAAATTTCATTTTGTGTTTTTGAAAtctcctttgtttttttttttaatttttgttttctaattatGGGGGATAATTAGTC
This genomic stretch from Brassica napus cultivar Da-Ae chromosome C9, Da-Ae, whole genome shotgun sequence harbors:
- the LOC106406469 gene encoding periaxin-like, with protein sequence MGNCATKPKVLKDSEEDMVPVERDMAAPSDHNKITAEKSQSNAPNEAVDTAATARRSEKGKEILVEDDVKKEHGKSQSLSPLFHEDKVIGKEVTDITPTKPETNDKTGASSKVTKLDDASPLMATNVKAPESFDVQTRNDLEVKIPKDSEVKTPETPKAKEAEEQEVHFSENWEVKFPEELETNTTSGVVKVKEESKPPQVSKVSAPELSDVKVTKESDVPKVLEDKNVQEVSVVPTLPELSNTKVTKESDVPKVFEDKNVPENSEVHAPPELSDIKVTKESNFPKVLEDKNVLKTDEVKAAELELLKVSEVKSSEDLEIKVPKVFEVKNPGTSNVKVETKVKTDQEAYQVNTGEDTEVPEFLDAQEKIDKAEAQILEDIKVTEDKEIMMSENEEEKGLSIEKKVKESTLSGLDSK